A section of the Triticum dicoccoides isolate Atlit2015 ecotype Zavitan chromosome 7A, WEW_v2.0, whole genome shotgun sequence genome encodes:
- the LOC119332389 gene encoding peroxidase P7-like, translating to MASSTVWQCLVALSLFSSAAYGYGYGDGNSNNSGNGNGYGNGQLDPKFYEKSCPPLGFIVRVSMIKAVLRERRMGASLLRLFFHDCFVQGCDGSILLDDVPASNFTGEKTAFPNVNSVRGFDVIDDIKRNVEYVCPGVVSCADILALAAREGTVLLGGPSWAVPLGRRDSTTASLDGANSDLPGPTLNLTELIQSFANKSLSPRDLTALSGAHTIGFSQCVFFRDHIYNDTNIDPVFAAGLQRNCPAPAGSGDTNLTPLDAQTRFVFDNAYYPNLVARRGLLHSDQELFNGAAQDDLVRQYSADSALFFADFVAAMIKMGNITPLTGSAGEIRRNCRVVNNS from the exons ATGGCTTCGTCCACTGTCTGGCAGTGCCTTGTTGCTCTCTCCCTCTTCTCCTCCGCCGCCTACGGCTACGGCTACGGGGatggcaacagcaacaacagcggCAACGGCAACGGCTACGGTAACGGGCAGCTGGATCCCAAGTTCTATGAAAAGAGCTGCCCTCCTCTGGGGTTCATCGTGCGCGTGAGCATGATCAAGGCCGTCCTTAGGGAACGCCGCATGggcgcctccctcctccgcctcttcttccatGACTGCTTTGTTCAG GGTTGTGACGGATCTATCCTTCTGGACGACGTGCCGGCGAGTAACTTCACCGGCGAGAAGACCGCCTTCCCCAACGTCAATTCCGTCCGCGGCTTCGATGTCATCGACGATATCAAGAGGAATGTGGAGTACGTCTGCCCGGGCGTCGTGTCCTGTGCCGACATCCTCGCCTTGGCCGCACGGGAGGGCACAGTTCTG CTCGGCGGGCCAAGCTGGGCGGTGCCGCTGGGCCGGCGGGACTCGACGACGGCGAGCCTGGACGGCGCGAACAGCGACCTCCCGGGGCCGACGCTGAACCTGACCGAGCTCATCCAGTCATTCGCCAACAAGAGCCTGAGCCCGCGCGACCTCACGGCGCTCTCGGGCGCGCACACCATCGGCTTCTCGCAGTGCGTCTTTTTCCGGGATCACATCTACAACGACACCAACATCGACCCCGTGTTCGCCGCCGGGCTACAGCGGAACTGCCCGGCCCCGGCGGGCTCCGGCGATACCAACCTGACGCCGCTCGACGCGCAGACGCGGTTCGTCTTCGACAACGCCTACTACCCCAACCTCGTGGCGCGGCGGGGCCTTCTGCACTCCGACCAGGAGCTCTTCAACGGCGCCGCCCAGGACGATCTGGTGCGGCAGTACAGCGCCGACAGCGCGCTCTTCTTCGCCGACTTCGTGGCCGCGATGATCAAGATGGGGAACATCACCCCGCTCACCGGAAGCGCCGGCGAGATCAGGCGTAACTGCAGGGTCGTCAACAACAGCTGA